Proteins from one Cryptomeria japonica chromosome 4, Sugi_1.0, whole genome shotgun sequence genomic window:
- the LOC131074141 gene encoding disease resistance response protein 206-like, with the protein MAIKAGRILNLCLVWLLMCATLQKSVDCQGWNKMFPQPCRNLVLYFHDIIYNGKNAENATSTLIAAPQGANLTILTEHNHFGDLAVFDDPITLDNNLYSPPVGRAQGFYLYDMKNFFSAWLGFTFVLNSTDYKGTITFAGADPALKQRDISVVGGTGDFLMARGIATLSTVSVEGDVYFRLRVNITLYECY; encoded by the coding sequence ATGGCGATTAAGGCTGGTAGAATTCTGAATTTGTGTCTAGTGTGGCTTCTAATGTGTGCCACTTTGCAGAAAAGTGTAGATTGCCAAGGCTGGAACAAAATGTTTCCACAGCCCTGTAGGAATTTGGTGTTATATTTTCATGATATAATCTACAATGGTAAAAATGCTGAGAATGCGACGTCTACACTGATAGCAGCACCTCAAGGGGCTAATCTCACCATTTTGACTGAACATAATCATTTTGGAGATTTGGCTGTGTTTGACGACCCAATTACGCTAGACAATAATCTTTACTCTCCACCCGTGGGAAGAGCGCAGGGATTCTATCTGTATGACATGAAGAATTTCTTCAGCGCATGGCTTGGCTTCACATTTGTTTTGAATAGCACAGATTATAAGGGTACGATCACATTCGCTGGAGCAGATCCAGCTCTTAAGCAGAGAGATATATCTGTGGTTGGAGGGACAGGTGATTTCTTAATGGCGAGAGGAATTGCAACTCTTTCTACTGTTTCCGTTGAGGGAGACGTCTATTTCCGCCTTCGAGTGAATATCACCCTCTACGAATGTTATTGA
- the LOC131074138 gene encoding disease resistance response protein 206-like: MAIMAGRVLHLFLVWLVVYATLQKSADCQRWKKMLPKPCRNLVLYFHDIIYNGKNADNATSALIAAPQGANLTILTDHNHFGDLAVFDDPITLDNNLLSPPVGRAQGFYLYDMKNFFSAWLGFTFVLNSTDYKGTITFAGADPALKQRDISVVGGTGDFIMARGIATLSTDSVEGDVYFRLRVNITLYECY, translated from the coding sequence ATGGCAATTATGGCTGGTAGAGTTCTGCACTTGTTTTTGGTGTGGCTTGTAGTGTATGCCACTTTACAGAAAAGTGCAGATTGCCAAAGGTGGAAGAAAATGCTTCCAAAGCCCTGTAGGAATTTAGTGTTGTATTTTCATGATATAATCTACAATGGTAAAAATGCTGACAACGCAACGTCTGCATTGATAGCAGCACCGCAAGGGGCTAACCTCACCATTCTGACTGACCACAATCATTTTGGAGATTTGGCTGTGTTTGACGATCCAATTACGCTGGACAATAATCTTCTCTCTCCACCCGTTGGAAGAGCGCAGGGATTTTATCTGTATGACATGAAGAATTTCTTCAGCGCATGGCTTGGTTTCACATTTGTGTTGAATAGCACAGATTATAAGGGTACCATCACATTCGCAGGAGCAGATCCAGCTCTTAAGCAGAGAGATATATCTGTGGTTGGAGGGACAGGTGATTTCATAATGGCGAGAGGCATTGCAACTCTTTCTACTGATTCCGTTGAGGGAGACGTCTATTTCCGCCTTCGAGTGAATATCACCCTCTACGAATGTTATTGA